In Phragmites australis chromosome 16, lpPhrAust1.1, whole genome shotgun sequence, one DNA window encodes the following:
- the LOC133896217 gene encoding protein NRT1/ PTR FAMILY 6.3-like — MVGLLPETNAAAETQVLLDAWDFKGRPAARSTTGRWGAAAMILVAELNERLTTLGIAVNLVTYLTATMHVGNAEAANVVTNFMGTSFMLCLLGGFVADSFLGRYLTIAIFTAVQASGVTILTISTAAPGLRPPPCSGNGLECARATGEQMGVLYLALYLTALGTGGLKSSVSGFGSDQFDEGDRGEKQQMMRFFNWFFFFISLGSLLAVTVLVYVQDNLGRPWGYGACAAAIAAGLVVFLAGTRRYRFKKLAGSPLTQIAAVVVAAWRKRRLELPTDPAMLYDIDIGKVAAAEEGSTKKSKLKQRLPHTEQFRFLDHAAINEEPAAEPSKWRLATLTDVEEVKTVVRMLPIWATTIMFWTVYAQMTTFSVSQATTMDRHIGASFQIPAGSLTVFFVGSILLTVPVYDRLVVPMARRLSGNPHGLTPLQRIGVGLVLSVIAMAAAALTEVKRLRVAQSEAVPAGGVVPISVFWLIPQFFLVGAGEAFTYIGQLDFFLRECPKGMKTMSTGLFLSTLSLGFFVSSALVAAVQKLTGDRRPWIADDLNQGRLYNFYWLLAALCLANLLVYLVAARWYKYKDGRAGADGSVNGVEMADAEPMLH; from the exons atggtTGGCCTACTGCCTGAGACCAATGCCGCGGCGGAGACCCAGGTGCTCCTCGACGCGTGGGACTTCAAGGGCCGCCCCGCCGCGCGGTCCACCACCGGCCGCTGGGGCGCCGCCGCCATGATCCTAG TGGCGGAGCTGAACGAGCGGCTGACGACGCTGGGCATCGCGGTGAACCTGGTCACGTACCTGACGGCGACGATGCACGTCGGCAACGCCGAGGCCGCCAACGTCGTCACCAACTTCATGGGCACCTCCTTCATGCTCTGCCTCCTCGGCGGCTTCGTCGCCGACTCCTTCCTCGGCCGCTACCTCACCATCGCCATCTTCACCGCCGTCCAGGCCTCG GGCGTGACGATCCTGACGAtctcgacggcggcgccgggTCTGCGCCCGCCGCCGTGCTCCGGCAACGGGCTAGAGTGCGCGCGCGCGACGGGCGAGCAGATGGGCGTGCTGTACCTGGCGCTGTACCTGACGGCGCTGGGCACGGGGGGGCTCAAGTCGAGCGTCTCCGGCTTCGGCTCCGACCAGTTCGACGAGGGAGACCGCGGCGAGAAGCAGCAGATGATGCGCTTCttcaactggttcttcttcttcatcagccTCGGGTCGCTGCTCGCCGTCACCGTGCTCGTCTACGTCCAGGACAACCTTGGCCGGCCCTGGGGCTACGGCGCCTgtgccgccgccatcgccgccgggCTCGTCGTCTTCCTCGCCGGCACGCGCAGGTACCGGTTCAAGAAGCTGGCGGGCAGCCCGCTCACCCAGatcgccgccgtcgtcgtcgccgcctgGCGCAAGCGCCGCCTCGAGCTCCCCACCGACCCCGCCATGCTCTACGACATCGACATCGGCAaggtcgccgccgccgaggagggCTCCAccaagaagagcaagctcaaGCAGCGCCTCCCCCACACCGAGCAGTTCCG GTTCTTGGACCACGCGGCGATCAACGAGGAGCCGGCGGCGGAGCCGAGCAAGTGGCGGCTGGCGACGCTGACGGACGTGGAGGAGGTGAAGACGGTGGTGCGGATGCTGCCCATCTGGGCGACCACCATCATGTTCTGGACGGTGTACGCGCAGATGACCACCTTCTCGGTGTCGCAGGCCACCACCATGGACCGCCACATCGGCGCCTCCTTCCAGATCCCCGCCGGCTCGCTCACCGTCTTCTTCGTCGGCTCCATCCTGCTCACCGTCCCCGTCTACGACCGCCTCGTCGTGCCCATGGCGCGCCGCCTCAGCGGCAACCCGCACGGGCTCACCCCGCTGCAGCGCATCGGCGTCGGCCTCGTGTTGTCCGTCATCGCtatggccgccgccgcgctcacCGAGGTCAAACGCCTCCGCGTGGCGCAGTCGGAGGCTGTGCCTGCCGGTGGAGTCGTGCCCATTTCCGTGTTCTGGCTCATCCCGCAGTTCTTCCTTGTCGGTGCCGGCGAGGCCTTCACGTACATCGGCCAGCTGGACTTCTTCCTCCGCGAGTGTCCCAAGGGCATGAAGACCATGAGCACCGGTCTCTTCCTCAGCACGCTCTCGCTCGGCTTCTTCGTCAGCTCGGCGCTCGTCGCCGCCGTGCAGAAGCTCACCGGCGACCGCCGGCCCTGGATCGCCGACGACCTCAACCAGGGCCGCCTCTACAACTTCTACTGGCTGCTCGCCGCGCTCTGCCTCGCCAACCTGCTCGTCTACCTCGTCGCCGCCAGGTGGTACAAGTACAAGgacggccgcgccggcgccgacggCAGCGTCAACGGCGTCGAGATGGCCGACGCCGAGCCAATGCTCCACTGA
- the LOC133896220 gene encoding vesicle-associated protein 1-3, which translates to MSGGSGSFLEIQPSELAFPFELMKQSSCSMTLTNKTDHYVAFKVKTTNPKQYCVRPNIGVVLPGLTCDVTVTMQAQKEAPPDMQCKDKFLVQSVAAENGATTQDINAAMFNKEPGRVVDEFKLRVIYVPTTTPSAIPEESELGSSAHSFAQENGTHHFAMPQSVSRSSAESTKEKSSEATSMISKLTEEKMSAIQQNQKLRQELELLRKESSKNSGSFSITFLIIAGILGIVVGYILKRT; encoded by the exons ATGAGCGGCGGAAGCGGGAGTTTCCTCGAGATCCAGCCTTCGGAGCTCGCATTTCCAT TTGAATTAATGAAGCAGAGCTCGTGCTCCATGACACTCACCAATAAGACTGACCATTATGTAGCATTCAAG GTCAAAACAACTAACCCGAAGCAGTACTGTGTGCGCCCCAATATCGGCGTTGTATTACCAGGGTTGACTTGTGATGTTACAG TAACAATGCAAGCACAGAAGGAGGCACCTCCTGACATGCAATGCAAGGACAAGTTCCTAGTTCAAAGTGTTGCAGCTGAGAATGGTGCAACAACTCAAGATATTAATGCGGCAATG TTCAATAAGGAGCCAGGGAGGGTTGTTGATGAATTCAAGCTGCGTGTGATTTATGTGCCAACTACTACGCCCAGCGCGATCCCTGAAGAATCTGAACTAGGGAGTTCTGCTCACTCATTTGCTCAAGAAAACGGGACCCATCATTTTGCGATGCCACAATCT GTTTCTAGATCATCTGCTGAATCAACAAAGGAGAAGTCCTCTGAG GCAACGTCCATGATCTCCAAACTAACTGAGGAGAAAATGTCTGCCATTCAGCAAAACCAGAAGTTACGGCAAGAGCTG GAGCTTCTACGGAAAGAAAGCAGCAAAAACAGCGGCAGTTTCTCCATCACCTTCTTGATCATCGCGGGCATTCTAGGCATCGTTGTCGGCTACATCCTCAAGAGGACATGA